In a genomic window of Mucilaginibacter sp. KACC 22063:
- a CDS encoding alkene reductase — protein sequence MKKLFLPYSKATLQLKNHVVMAPMTRSRAINNVPNNLMATYYHQRTGAGLIITEGTSPSPEGLGYPRIPGIFTEEQVEGWKLVTKAVHQGGSKIFLQIMHTGRVAHSSNLPEGYQVVGLSNVKATGEIYTETGMFEYSDPAALDAAGIEKIINDHVKAAENAIAAGFDGIELHGAHGYLLEQSLNPHVNNRTDNYGGSIENRSRLILEITQKIAAAIGADKVGLRISPYLATNGMPTYDQTEVHNTYIYLAEEMNRIGIAYLHISNNPGIPEKTHQAIRETFANTIIYCNGFTAETAEESLQNGSVDLVAFGRSFLANPDFMRRIEKNAPLNELDYNTLYTPGAEGYTDYPTLD from the coding sequence ATGAAAAAGTTATTCTTGCCTTATAGCAAAGCCACACTACAACTAAAAAATCATGTAGTAATGGCACCAATGACCCGCAGCCGGGCAATTAACAATGTGCCAAACAACCTGATGGCTACCTATTACCATCAGCGTACAGGGGCAGGGCTAATCATCACAGAAGGAACCTCTCCAAGCCCGGAAGGTTTAGGTTATCCACGCATTCCCGGAATTTTTACCGAAGAACAGGTTGAAGGATGGAAACTGGTTACTAAAGCCGTTCACCAAGGCGGTTCAAAAATATTTCTGCAGATTATGCATACCGGCAGGGTTGCCCATAGCTCAAACTTACCGGAAGGTTATCAGGTTGTTGGCCTTTCAAATGTAAAAGCCACAGGAGAGATCTATACAGAGACTGGAATGTTTGAATATTCAGACCCTGCAGCACTTGATGCTGCAGGTATCGAAAAAATTATTAATGACCATGTAAAAGCTGCTGAAAATGCGATAGCTGCCGGTTTTGACGGTATTGAACTGCACGGTGCACATGGTTACCTTTTAGAGCAATCTTTAAATCCGCATGTAAATAACCGCACCGATAATTATGGCGGATCGATTGAAAACCGTAGCCGGTTAATTTTAGAAATTACACAAAAAATTGCAGCCGCTATAGGTGCCGATAAGGTGGGCTTGCGCATTTCGCCGTACCTGGCCACTAATGGTATGCCAACTTATGACCAGACAGAAGTACACAATACGTACATTTATTTGGCCGAAGAGATGAACCGTATAGGTATTGCATACCTGCATATCTCTAACAATCCGGGCATACCTGAAAAAACCCATCAGGCTATTCGCGAGACATTTGCTAACACCATTATTTACTGCAATGGCTTTACAGCAGAAACCGCCGAAGAAAGTTTACAGAATGGTTCTGTTGACCTTGTTGCCTTTGGCCGAAGCTTTTTAGCGAATCCAGATTTTATGAGGAGGATAGAAAAAAACGCCCCCTTAAATGAGCTG
- a CDS encoding DoxX family protein codes for MKPLIILISVFALSLVINKLFYGGYNFSLSGKIAMSAMLLFTAIGHFAYTKGMTMMLPSFIPYRTELVYLTGLMEIAAGVALLFPAISMVTGWLLIVFFVLLLPANIYAAFNHINYQKGSLDGSGINYLWFRVPLQILFILWVYFSAIKR; via the coding sequence ATGAAACCGCTAATCATATTAATAAGTGTGTTTGCCCTGTCGTTGGTGATAAATAAGCTTTTTTACGGGGGATATAACTTTAGCTTATCGGGCAAAATTGCCATGTCGGCTATGTTGCTGTTTACCGCCATAGGCCATTTTGCCTATACCAAAGGCATGACCATGATGTTGCCGTCGTTCATCCCGTACAGAACCGAGTTAGTGTACCTAACCGGCTTAATGGAAATTGCTGCGGGTGTGGCGCTGCTTTTCCCGGCGATAAGTATGGTTACAGGTTGGCTGTTAATTGTTTTTTTCGTCCTGTTGCTTCCAGCAAATATTTATGCTGCCTTTAATCATATTAATTATCAGAAAGGCAGTTTGGATGGTAGCGGAATTAACTACCTGTGGTTCAGGGTGCCGCTGCAAATACTGTTTATACTTTGGGTTTATTTCTCTGCCATTAAACGCTGA
- a CDS encoding helix-turn-helix transcriptional regulator yields the protein MIFSFTSTPDFDFMTYFARHIGVTVNDNLLIIPEHLGQGHIRKITFGAEFKITMHHYVLKEDLIIKRNTSGQGNELITIFFYSNEQALGIAYNNDAQVQFSERDESAIQVTSNDLNSTIRFPEGHTIDYVVIAIMPSYLKSLLALNKLNSTLETITTTGKTFLFFENMTAQAKLLLKNLNAVDMSDDLSQFYMQIKVQELLYLLFKKLSARENIPHQNINNADAARLLHIRNEIISDLSTPPVLHELAQIAAMSETKLKQLFKQSFGDTIYNYYQRARMEEAAFLLKQGRRSVAEAGYELGFSNLSHFSRLFEKHYGLTPKRFSQA from the coding sequence ATGATCTTCAGCTTTACATCGACTCCCGACTTTGATTTCATGACGTATTTTGCCCGGCACATAGGGGTAACGGTAAATGATAACCTGCTGATCATTCCCGAACATTTAGGACAGGGACATATTCGCAAAATAACATTTGGTGCAGAGTTTAAGATTACGATGCACCATTATGTATTAAAAGAAGACCTTATCATCAAACGGAATACATCAGGCCAGGGAAACGAGCTGATTACCATTTTCTTTTATAGCAATGAGCAGGCGCTGGGGATAGCTTATAATAATGATGCGCAGGTTCAATTTTCCGAACGCGACGAATCTGCCATCCAGGTTACCTCTAATGACCTCAACTCAACCATACGTTTTCCCGAAGGGCATACCATTGATTACGTGGTGATCGCCATAATGCCATCCTATTTAAAAAGCCTGCTGGCTTTAAATAAACTGAATTCCACACTGGAAACCATAACCACAACCGGGAAGACATTCCTGTTTTTTGAAAACATGACGGCGCAGGCAAAGTTGCTGCTTAAAAACCTGAACGCAGTTGACATGAGTGATGATCTTAGCCAGTTTTACATGCAGATTAAGGTGCAGGAGCTACTTTACCTGCTTTTTAAAAAGCTATCTGCACGTGAAAACATACCGCATCAAAACATTAATAATGCCGATGCTGCCAGGCTGCTTCACATCCGAAATGAGATCATCAGCGATTTAAGCACCCCACCGGTTTTGCATGAACTGGCCCAAATTGCTGCCATGAGCGAAACTAAATTAAAACAACTTTTTAAGCAATCTTTTGGCGACACCATTTATAACTATTATCAGCGGGCAAGAATGGAAGAAGCGGCCTTTTTATTAAAACAAGGCAGGCGTTCTGTTGCCGAGGCTGGTTACGAATTAGGTTTCTCTAACCTCAGCCATTTCAGCCGGTTGTTTGAAAAACATTACGGCCTTACCCCTAAAAGATTTTCTCAAGCTTAA